The genomic interval TAGTTGCCACAAAATTTATTCCTAAAGGAACAATTGTATGGATAGCGGATGATCTTGATATGGTTTTAGAAGAGGCGTATATAGAGTCTCTGGACAAAGCCCGTCAAGAGGTTATCTATAAATATGCTTATCCAGATAACGAAGGTCGATACATTTTAAATTGGGATCATGCGAGGTATATGAATCACAGTTTTCATCCAAATTGTACGGAGACTGCATATGAACTACAGTTGGCTGCAAGTGATATTCAGCCTGGCGAACAATTGACATCTGATTATGGTGTTTTAGGCGACGATGTAAGCTTTGAATGTATTGAAGAAGGTACAACAAGAAAAAGCGTAAAAGAAGATGATTACTTGCATTATTATCAGGAATGGGACGATATGACAAGAGAAGCTTTTAAATATTTTAATAGTGTTGAACAACCATTAAAATATCTGATTAGAAAAGAATTTGTAGACAAAGTAGATGCAGTTGCAAGTGGCCAAAGACCATTGGATTCTATTCTTACTACTTTTATGGACACAGAACAAGATAATAATGGAGAAGAAGCTTAAGTGAACAGGTAATTCCTTCTTTTTCTCACATTTTGGTTGTCATACCCCAACTTGCAAAACATCAAATCAACCTTATTAATTTGTGGTCTAGATATTTCTCTTGTTCAACTTGAAGATAAAAAATGTAAAACTAAAAAATTTTGCAAGGACAAAATCAAAAAAGAAAAAGCATTAGCCTTTAGGTGAAGATCAACGAATCAACTTTTTGATTTTGAGGATGGAGATTTTTGAGTGTTTTTCTCAAAAATACGACCCGTTCCTTGCGGAACTTTTAACCCTATATATATAAGTGAGAAGAGAAAAGTAAAAAAGTCAGTAATAACAAGGGTTTATAGAAGATAGGGTGTCAAAAAAAAGGTAAATAACAACAAAAAAAGAACGCAAGAAAATTTTTGCGTTCTTTTAAAATAAATAAATGGGTAGTTTATGTTTTTTCTTACTTTCTTCGCTTCACTAGGTCCGTTTTGATTGACCAACACATATAACCACCTCTACTTACATATCAATCTTTCTCTATAAAAAACACCCTCAGATAAACTGAGAGAACCCTTAAAATTCACATTATTTTTCTTTCTTTAATCACATTTTTCTATTTGGTCGCCTTCTTCACCTGCGTTTACTGCCAAACTATCCGTTCCGCCTCCAACTGCATGTTGCTGTTTAGTATTAGAACTTTCGATGGCAGCGTTAGTTCCCGCTGCACTGTCATCTCCACCACCACTTGCCACTTGAGTAGCACTAGCCTGTTCCTCACTGGTTTTATTAATTTGATTATTGATGATAAGTACAACTTCTGCCTCTTCATCCGAGGTTTCTTTTTTCACTTTATGCGGTTCAATCTGGTCCCCACTAATTCCTTTATTTATCGCTTCGCCTCCAGCGCCTACTGTTTCTTGCTGTCGAGTATTCGATGAATCGATTGCTGCATTACTTCCTGCTGCACTGTTTTGTCCGGCTCCACTGGCAATTTGTGTTGTATTCGGTGCAAATGTAATCTGATTATTAATGACAATGACAATTTTTCGTTTATCAGCAAAATTTCCCAAATTAATTTCTTGTCCATCTTTTTTTACAAATCGAAACGTGATTTTTTCATTGTTTTCCATTTTTTAACCCCCTTTGTAATATTAAATGACTAGAAAATGATAATGGATTGGACAAGGGTATTCTTTTATAAATATGTGCAACCCAACCCACAATAAGAGTTGTATTACCAGGTTCCGGTAGTTCCCTTGCTTTTTGTTTAGAGTGCTGGTTCGTCGTGTGGGGGCGAGACCCCACGGTTTGAAACGTAACGTTATGACGGGTAAGAGCAAGTCTAGGACAAATAATCTGGCGGTTCGGCTCGTATACTTGCTAGTCCAAGTCGAGAACCATTGCATTGCTTTTTGTCCTTCGGCTTGGCGAGAAAAGCACACGAGCCGAAAAAAGTTCCGCAAGGATGGAGCGAAGCGAAAAAGGTGGAGATTTTTGAGCATTGTTTGCTCAAAAATACGACCTGTTCCTTACGGAACTTTTAGCCTTTAATAATAGTGATAATAGAGAGCATCTACAAAAAACGTATAAATCCCTTGATATCACTGGGTTTAACGAGCTTTTTAGGGTGTCACCTTTTGGTGACATTTTTTTGTTTTTTGTCACCTTTTCGTGACACCTAAAAAATTACATATAAGCAAAAAAAGACTGTATCGAATTGATACAGTCTAAAAAAATCTAACTGGTAATTTTACTTTTTTACCATTTTGATCTTTAAGATTTTTCAAAGAGTATTGAAATAATCTCATTGTCAATTTATCAAGTTTCACTTCATTTTTCCGAGGTGCACAAATCATTATATAAGGGTTTACTATCCATGTTCTAGGGCTTACAGTACGACCGTTTTCAATAATTTGTCCTGCACCTTCTGGATTAAGTAAAATTTCTTTTTTCTTCAACGAATTCATAATAACAGATGTTTTTTGTCTTGATTTTCCTATCATATCAGCAATTTGAGAAACTGTTGCGGCCTTCGGCAATTCAAAATCATCTTCAACAATATTTTTTCGTTTCTTCTTAAACTTATCATCTCTACAGATAA from Bacillus clarus carries:
- a CDS encoding SET domain-containing protein, whose product is MIHPNTEIRFISEEIGVGVVATKFIPKGTIVWIADDLDMVLEEAYIESLDKARQEVIYKYAYPDNEGRYILNWDHARYMNHSFHPNCTETAYELQLAASDIQPGEQLTSDYGVLGDDVSFECIEEGTTRKSVKEDDYLHYYQEWDDMTREAFKYFNSVEQPLKYLIRKEFVDKVDAVASGQRPLDSILTTFMDTEQDNNGEEA